In Bacteroidota bacterium, one genomic interval encodes:
- a CDS encoding Rieske 2Fe-2S domain-containing protein codes for MKWFKIYDFVMDGAEPQAIYSVRTVEVNNKLICLGRLPDGYFAVSDKCPHASGRLGLGKCTPEGKVECPHHRYKYDMKTGQGNPEQGDYVETFTTETRHDGVWITLDKHRDDNQPWWKTIFKK; via the coding sequence ATGAAATGGTTCAAAATATATGATTTTGTGATGGACGGAGCCGAACCACAAGCCATCTATAGTGTTCGCACTGTTGAGGTAAACAATAAACTGATATGCTTGGGCAGATTGCCCGATGGATATTTTGCAGTGTCAGATAAATGCCCCCATGCGAGCGGCCGCCTAGGCTTGGGCAAATGTACCCCCGAGGGCAAGGTAGAATGCCCTCACCACCGCTACAAGTATGATATGAAAACAGGACAAGGAAACCCCGAGCAGGGCGATTATGTAGAAACCTTTACCACAGAAACCCGCCACGACGGCGTATGGATAACCCTCGATAAACACAGAGATGACAACCAGCCGTGGTGGAAAACGATTTTTAAGAAATAG